From the Planktothricoides raciborskii GIHE-MW2 genome, the window ATGCGCTTAAACATGGGATTAATGCCCGATGCTCATATTTACTTTGCCCCGGTATTAGTCACCCTGGGTGTCATTAATATTATCTACGGTGCCTTAGCTTCCTTTGCCCAAACCAACATGAAACGGCGATTAGCTTATTCATCGGTTTCGCACATGGGCTTTGTGCTGATTGGCATTGCCTCCTTCACCGATATCGGCGTCAATGGGGCAATGTTGCAAATGATTTCCCACGGTCTAATTGCCTCAGTCTTGTTCTTCCTGACCGGCGTTACTTACGATCGCACCCAAACTATGACCATGAAAGATATGGGTAGCATCGGAATGTTTATGCCCAAAGTTTTCGCCCTTTATACCGCTGGGGCAATGGCTTCTATTGCTTTACCGGGAATGAGTGGCTTTGCCAGTGAAGTGGCAGTATTTATTGGCATTGCTACCAGTGAATTTTATAGTGTGGCTTTCCGATTTGCGATCGTCTTCTTAGGCGCGGTGGGAGTCATTCTCACCCCGATTTATTTATTATCAATGGTTCGGGAAGTGTTCTACGGTTCTTTTTACGGATCGAAAGAAGTGCCGGCTTGTGACCTCACCGACCCAGAGTTACGAGAAGACTTTATCATCAACCAAGCAGCGGTCTGCTTTGGAACTAATTGTATCTTACCGGGAGAAGCGCAGTTTTTAGATGCCCGTCCTCGTGAAGTAGCGATCGCCCTGAGTTTTTTGGTGTTAATTATTGCCTTGGGCTGTTATCCCAAGATTGCCATGCAAGCTTATGACACCACCACGGTAGCCATTAATCAAGAAGTGATTAACGCTTATGGTCATGTTCGACAGTCTCAAACCGTCGGCATGAACTTACCCTAAAAACCTAAAAACCCGGTTTCTCTATTTATTTTTACCCCAGAAACCGGGTTTCTATGACAATCTCTGCATCCTCACCGAAATATGGTTAAGAAACCCGGTTTCTTGTCCCTTACCCGAAATTTACTGCTAGAATTGACTAATGTAGGATACACATTTCTCAACCTGTCATTTTAAAATACGCTATATGGTTTTATTAGTCCTACCTCAAGAAGTACGGCATGAGATTGCTCGGATCGCGCAAAATGGGCAAATTGATGTACCAAGCCTGGAACAATTTGCTTATTTAGTTCTCCGAAGTGCTTATCAGGAAGAGACTCCAGAAAATTCACTCAGTATTGATGAGTTAAAAAGCGCCATTTACCGCCGTTTTAAGGTCAAAAATACCAAAGAACTAAAGCAGTCTGGAGCTTTTAAGATGGCCACAGAGGGCATAAAAATACCCGATTTTCGGTTGAAATCAACCTGGGAGATGTTATATCGTCGATTTATTGATATTCTCCCCCACGAGCG encodes:
- a CDS encoding NAD(P)H-quinone oxidoreductase subunit 4; translated protein: MLTDSFPWLTTTFALPFLAAFLVPIIPDRDGKVLRWYALSVAIADLVLICVLFWQKYDPQLATFQITEKFTWIPQLGISWAVSVDGMSMPLVLLAAFVTTLSLLSAWQLDRKPRMFYFLMLVLYAAQIGVFISQDLLLFFIMWELELVPVYLLVCIWGGPKRQYAATKFLLYTAAASIFILVAAFALAFAGPGPITFDIAELGLKDFPLALELPLYAGLLFAFGVKLAALPFHTWLPDAHGEASAPVSMILAGVLLKMGAYGIMRLNMGLMPDAHIYFAPVLVTLGVINIIYGALASFAQTNMKRRLAYSSVSHMGFVLIGIASFTDIGVNGAMLQMISHGLIASVLFFLTGVTYDRTQTMTMKDMGSIGMFMPKVFALYTAGAMASIALPGMSGFASEVAVFIGIATSEFYSVAFRFAIVFLGAVGVILTPIYLLSMVREVFYGSFYGSKEVPACDLTDPELREDFIINQAAVCFGTNCILPGEAQFLDARPREVAIALSFLVLIIALGCYPKIAMQAYDTTTVAINQEVINAYGHVRQSQTVGMNLP
- a CDS encoding J domain-containing protein, encoding MVLLVLPQEVRHEIARIAQNGQIDVPSLEQFAYLVLRSAYQEETPENSLSIDELKSAIYRRFKVKNTKELKQSGAFKMATEGIKIPDFRLKSTWEMLYRRFIDILPHERYQQGYGCINGVNVFNYFKPWQVFDLDPKTATKQDIKNAYYRLSKIYHPDNPETGDRMIFERIDLMYKSLSFEI